One region of Mangifera indica cultivar Alphonso chromosome 3, CATAS_Mindica_2.1, whole genome shotgun sequence genomic DNA includes:
- the LOC123212394 gene encoding disease resistance protein RPV1 isoform X1 → MEIQNQTELVKLCLEAACYSRGSIEKWRRQRRSLDRLPPHLADSLLRHLLRRRLLFPSLLEVFKRSVEVIDLRGESSVDGEWLAYLGACRYLRSLNLADCYRISSSAIWPLAGMTSLKELDISRCVKVTDDGIRHLLSIPTLEKLCLSETGVTENGVQLLSSLKNLSVLDLGGLPVTDRVLSSLQVLTKLQYLDLWGSKISNKGASALEMFPRLSFLNLAWTNVTKLPRMSSLECLNLSNCTIDSILELNEDKAPLLKLSLSGTTFVNEAEAFLFIEKSFLSFLDLSNTSFNSFSFLPEMKALEHLDISSSIMRDDTIEMVACIGANLRNLNLSNTRISSAAVGILAGNLPNLEILSLSGTQIDDAAMSYISMMPSLKAIDLSNTEIKGFIQQVGAETDMVHSLTALQSLNHLEMLNLEQTQVSDEALSPLSNFQELHRFSLRSPSLTDVSLRLLSSLSKLTHLSVCDAVLTDYGLGSFRAPEALKFLDLRGCWLLSEDSIRLFCKRNPQIEVRHELRSVASSEQVSSNRPSRSHISSVSPMSKMQEQTPWSLCFIDQRLKYSREELLELQYSALCLELPCDSDTQEVMRLE, encoded by the exons ATGGAAATTCAGAATCAAACTGAATTGGTGAAGTTATGCTTAGAAGCCGCTTGTTATAGTAGAGGAAGCATCGAAAAATGGCGGAGACAGAGACGTTCTTTAGACAGATTGCCACCTCATCTCGCCGACTCTCTCCTCCGCCACCTCCTCCGTCGCCGCCTCCTCTTCCCTTCCTTGCTAGA AGTTTTCAAACGTAGTGTCGAGGTAATTGATCTGAGAGGTGAGAGCTCTGTCGATGGAGAATGGTTGGCGTATTTAGGAGCATGTCGTTACTTGCGTTCTTTGAATCTTGCTGATTGTTATAGAATCTCCAGTTCGGCGATTTGGCCTCTCGCCG GGATGACTAGTTTGAAGGAATTGGATATTTCAAGGTGCGTAAAGGTTACTGATGACGGGATTAGGCATTTGTTATCTATTCCAACTTTGGAGAAGCTGTGTCTCTCAGAGACTGGTGTCACTGAGAATGGAGTCCAACTCCTCTCTTCGCTTAAAAACTTGTCTGTTTTGGACTTGGGCGGGCTGCCTGTTACTGATCGTGTGTTGAGTTCTCTTCAG GTTCTGACAAAGCTACAGTACCTTGATCTTTGGGGAAgtaaaatatctaataaagGAGCTTCTGCTCTTGAGATGTTTCCAAGGTTGAGTTTCCTCAATCTAGCTTGGACCAATGTGACAAAGTTGCCGAGAATGTCCTCCCTTGAATGCTTAAACTTGAGCAATTGTACCATTGACTCTATACTTGAACTGAATGAAGACAAAGCTCCTTTACTAAAGCTAAGTCTCTCAGGAACTACGTTTGTTAACGAGGCTGaagcttttttatttattgaaaaaagttTCCTCTCCTTTCTGGATTTATCTAACACTTCCTTTAATAGCTTTAGCTTTTTACCGGAAATGAAAGCCCTGGAACATTTGGATATCAGCTCAAGCATCATGAGAGATGATACAATTGAAATGGTTGCATGTATAGGTGCAAATTTGAGAAATTTGAATCTCAGCAACACAAGAATCAGCTCTGCTGCAGTAGGGATTTTAGCTGGCAATCTTCCCaatcttgaaattttatcattatctgGCACACAAATAGACGATGCTGCCATGTCATATATAAGCATGATGCCCTCACTGAAGGCTATTGACTTGAGCAATACAGAGATTAAAG GTTTCATTCAACAGGTGGGTGCTGAGACAGATATGGTTCACTCACTGACAGCACTGCAAAGTCTGAATCATTTAGAAATGTTAAATTTGGAGCAGACCCAAGTCAGTGATGAAGCTCTTAGTCCATTATCAAACTTCCAAGAATTACACCGTTTCTCTCTCAGGAGTCCTTCCCTGACAGATGTCTCTCTGCGCCTATTGTCATCTCTATCAAAGTTGACGCATCTTTCTGTTTGTGATGCTGTGCTGACTGATTATGGGCTTGGTTCATTCAGAGCCCCAGAAGCTCTAAAATTTCTAGACCTGAGGGGATGCTGGCTCTTATCCGAGGATTCCATCAGGTTATTTTGTAAAAGAAATCCACAAATAGAAGTAAGGCATGAACTTAGGTCTGTTGCCTCATCAGAACAAGTCAGCTCTAACCGTCCATCTCGATCTCACATATCTTCAGTATCGCCAATGAGCAAAATGCAGGAGCAAACTCCATGGTCACTGTGTTTTATAG ATCAGAGATTGAAATACAGCCGGGAGGAGCTACTTGAATTGCAGTATTCAGCCTTATGTCTTGAATTGCCTTGCGACAGTGATACTCAAGAGGTAATGCGATTGGAATAA
- the LOC123212394 gene encoding disease resistance protein RPV1 isoform X3, translating to MTSLKELDISRCVKVTDDGIRHLLSIPTLEKLCLSETGVTENGVQLLSSLKNLSVLDLGGLPVTDRVLSSLQVLTKLQYLDLWGSKISNKGASALEMFPRLSFLNLAWTNVTKLPRMSSLECLNLSNCTIDSILELNEDKAPLLKLSLSGTTFVNEAEAFLFIEKSFLSFLDLSNTSFNSFSFLPEMKALEHLDISSSIMRDDTIEMVACIGANLRNLNLSNTRISSAAVGILAGNLPNLEILSLSGTQIDDAAMSYISMMPSLKAIDLSNTEIKGFIQQVGAETDMVHSLTALQSLNHLEMLNLEQTQVSDEALSPLSNFQELHRFSLRSPSLTDVSLRLLSSLSKLTHLSVCDAVLTDYGLGSFRAPEALKFLDLRGCWLLSEDSIRLFCKRNPQIEVRHELRSVASSEQVSSNRPSRSHISSVSPMSKMQEQTPWSLCFIDQRLKYSREELLELQYSALCLELPCDSDTQEVMRLE from the exons ATGACTAGTTTGAAGGAATTGGATATTTCAAGGTGCGTAAAGGTTACTGATGACGGGATTAGGCATTTGTTATCTATTCCAACTTTGGAGAAGCTGTGTCTCTCAGAGACTGGTGTCACTGAGAATGGAGTCCAACTCCTCTCTTCGCTTAAAAACTTGTCTGTTTTGGACTTGGGCGGGCTGCCTGTTACTGATCGTGTGTTGAGTTCTCTTCAG GTTCTGACAAAGCTACAGTACCTTGATCTTTGGGGAAgtaaaatatctaataaagGAGCTTCTGCTCTTGAGATGTTTCCAAGGTTGAGTTTCCTCAATCTAGCTTGGACCAATGTGACAAAGTTGCCGAGAATGTCCTCCCTTGAATGCTTAAACTTGAGCAATTGTACCATTGACTCTATACTTGAACTGAATGAAGACAAAGCTCCTTTACTAAAGCTAAGTCTCTCAGGAACTACGTTTGTTAACGAGGCTGaagcttttttatttattgaaaaaagttTCCTCTCCTTTCTGGATTTATCTAACACTTCCTTTAATAGCTTTAGCTTTTTACCGGAAATGAAAGCCCTGGAACATTTGGATATCAGCTCAAGCATCATGAGAGATGATACAATTGAAATGGTTGCATGTATAGGTGCAAATTTGAGAAATTTGAATCTCAGCAACACAAGAATCAGCTCTGCTGCAGTAGGGATTTTAGCTGGCAATCTTCCCaatcttgaaattttatcattatctgGCACACAAATAGACGATGCTGCCATGTCATATATAAGCATGATGCCCTCACTGAAGGCTATTGACTTGAGCAATACAGAGATTAAAG GTTTCATTCAACAGGTGGGTGCTGAGACAGATATGGTTCACTCACTGACAGCACTGCAAAGTCTGAATCATTTAGAAATGTTAAATTTGGAGCAGACCCAAGTCAGTGATGAAGCTCTTAGTCCATTATCAAACTTCCAAGAATTACACCGTTTCTCTCTCAGGAGTCCTTCCCTGACAGATGTCTCTCTGCGCCTATTGTCATCTCTATCAAAGTTGACGCATCTTTCTGTTTGTGATGCTGTGCTGACTGATTATGGGCTTGGTTCATTCAGAGCCCCAGAAGCTCTAAAATTTCTAGACCTGAGGGGATGCTGGCTCTTATCCGAGGATTCCATCAGGTTATTTTGTAAAAGAAATCCACAAATAGAAGTAAGGCATGAACTTAGGTCTGTTGCCTCATCAGAACAAGTCAGCTCTAACCGTCCATCTCGATCTCACATATCTTCAGTATCGCCAATGAGCAAAATGCAGGAGCAAACTCCATGGTCACTGTGTTTTATAG ATCAGAGATTGAAATACAGCCGGGAGGAGCTACTTGAATTGCAGTATTCAGCCTTATGTCTTGAATTGCCTTGCGACAGTGATACTCAAGAGGTAATGCGATTGGAATAA
- the LOC123212394 gene encoding disease resistance protein RPV1 isoform X2: protein MEIQNQTELVKLCLEAACYSRGSIEKWRRQRRSLDRLPPHLADSLLRHLLRRRLLFPSLLEVFKRSVEVIDLRGESSVDGEWLAYLGACRYLRSLNLADCYRISSSAIWPLAGMTSLKELDISRCVKVTDDGIRHLLSIPTLEKLCLSETGVTENGVQLLSSLKNLSVLDLGGLPVTDRVLSSLQVLTKLQYLDLWGSKISNKGASALEMFPRLSFLNLAWTNVTKLPRMSSLECLNLSNCTIDSILELNEDKAPLLKLSLSGTTFVNEAEAFLFIEKSFLSFLDLSNTSFNSFSFLPEMKALEHLDISSSIMRDDTIEMVACIGANLRNLNLSNTRISSAAVGILAGNLPNLEILSLSGTQIDDAAMSYISMMPSLKAIDLSNTEIKGFIQQVGAETDMVHSLTALQSLNHLEMLNLEQTQVSDEALSPLSNFQELHRFSLRSPSLTDVSLRLLSSLSKLTHLSVCDAVLTDYGLGSFRAPEALKFLDLRGCWLLSEDSIRLFCKRNPQIEVRHELRSVASSEQVSSNRPSRSHISSVSPMSKMQEQTPWSLCFIEIEIQPGGAT from the exons ATGGAAATTCAGAATCAAACTGAATTGGTGAAGTTATGCTTAGAAGCCGCTTGTTATAGTAGAGGAAGCATCGAAAAATGGCGGAGACAGAGACGTTCTTTAGACAGATTGCCACCTCATCTCGCCGACTCTCTCCTCCGCCACCTCCTCCGTCGCCGCCTCCTCTTCCCTTCCTTGCTAGA AGTTTTCAAACGTAGTGTCGAGGTAATTGATCTGAGAGGTGAGAGCTCTGTCGATGGAGAATGGTTGGCGTATTTAGGAGCATGTCGTTACTTGCGTTCTTTGAATCTTGCTGATTGTTATAGAATCTCCAGTTCGGCGATTTGGCCTCTCGCCG GGATGACTAGTTTGAAGGAATTGGATATTTCAAGGTGCGTAAAGGTTACTGATGACGGGATTAGGCATTTGTTATCTATTCCAACTTTGGAGAAGCTGTGTCTCTCAGAGACTGGTGTCACTGAGAATGGAGTCCAACTCCTCTCTTCGCTTAAAAACTTGTCTGTTTTGGACTTGGGCGGGCTGCCTGTTACTGATCGTGTGTTGAGTTCTCTTCAG GTTCTGACAAAGCTACAGTACCTTGATCTTTGGGGAAgtaaaatatctaataaagGAGCTTCTGCTCTTGAGATGTTTCCAAGGTTGAGTTTCCTCAATCTAGCTTGGACCAATGTGACAAAGTTGCCGAGAATGTCCTCCCTTGAATGCTTAAACTTGAGCAATTGTACCATTGACTCTATACTTGAACTGAATGAAGACAAAGCTCCTTTACTAAAGCTAAGTCTCTCAGGAACTACGTTTGTTAACGAGGCTGaagcttttttatttattgaaaaaagttTCCTCTCCTTTCTGGATTTATCTAACACTTCCTTTAATAGCTTTAGCTTTTTACCGGAAATGAAAGCCCTGGAACATTTGGATATCAGCTCAAGCATCATGAGAGATGATACAATTGAAATGGTTGCATGTATAGGTGCAAATTTGAGAAATTTGAATCTCAGCAACACAAGAATCAGCTCTGCTGCAGTAGGGATTTTAGCTGGCAATCTTCCCaatcttgaaattttatcattatctgGCACACAAATAGACGATGCTGCCATGTCATATATAAGCATGATGCCCTCACTGAAGGCTATTGACTTGAGCAATACAGAGATTAAAG GTTTCATTCAACAGGTGGGTGCTGAGACAGATATGGTTCACTCACTGACAGCACTGCAAAGTCTGAATCATTTAGAAATGTTAAATTTGGAGCAGACCCAAGTCAGTGATGAAGCTCTTAGTCCATTATCAAACTTCCAAGAATTACACCGTTTCTCTCTCAGGAGTCCTTCCCTGACAGATGTCTCTCTGCGCCTATTGTCATCTCTATCAAAGTTGACGCATCTTTCTGTTTGTGATGCTGTGCTGACTGATTATGGGCTTGGTTCATTCAGAGCCCCAGAAGCTCTAAAATTTCTAGACCTGAGGGGATGCTGGCTCTTATCCGAGGATTCCATCAGGTTATTTTGTAAAAGAAATCCACAAATAGAAGTAAGGCATGAACTTAGGTCTGTTGCCTCATCAGAACAAGTCAGCTCTAACCGTCCATCTCGATCTCACATATCTTCAGTATCGCCAATGAGCAAAATGCAGGAGCAAACTCCATGGTCACTGTGTTTTATAG AGATTGAAATACAGCCGGGAGGAGCTACTTGA
- the LOC123211663 gene encoding protein phosphatase 2C 51-like isoform X3, protein MLSHGLISVIGRRRVMEDAVSVAIGDIKGYDFFAVYDGHGGAQMAKKCRERLHVIIREELKRRNSCNGGGVEYWEELMTASFLRMDEEVSVVEEEEGPTVAEMRTMGSTAVVVMVGKDELVVANCGDSRAVLCRGGVAVPLSRDHKPDRPDEKERVEAAGGRVINWNGSRVLGVLATSRSIVQEINI, encoded by the exons ATGTTATCTCACGGTTTGATATCGGTGATCGGACGGCGAAGAGTGATGGAGGATGCGGTGAGCGTTGCAATCGGTGATATTAAGGGATATGATTTCTTCGCGGTGTATGACGGGCACGGTGGGGCTCAGATGGCAAAAAAGTGTAGAGAAAGGTTGCATGTGATAATACGGGAAGAGCTGAAGAGAAGGAATAGCTGTAATGGTGGGGGGGTTGAGTATTGGGAGGAGCTGATGACTGCGTCTTTTTTGAGGATGGATGAGGAAGTGAGTGTCGTCGAGGAGGAGGAAGGACCGACGGTCGCTGAAATGAGGACTATGGGGTCCACCGCGGTGGTGGTGATGGTGGGAAAGGATGAATTGGTGGTGGCTAACTGCGGGGACTCGAGAGCCGTGTTGTGTCGTGGTGGCGTGGCGGTGCCATTATCTCGTGATCATAAG CCCGACAGGCCTGATGAGAAGGAAAGGGTGGAAGCCGCAGGAGGTAGGGTCATCAACTGGAATGGTAGCCGCGTTTTAGGAGTTCTTGCTACTTCAAGGTCAATAG TGCAGGAGATCAATATTTGA
- the LOC123211663 gene encoding protein phosphatase 2C 51-like isoform X1, translating into MLSHGLISVIGRRRVMEDAVSVAIGDIKGYDFFAVYDGHGGAQMAKKCRERLHVIIREELKRRNSCNGGGVEYWEELMTASFLRMDEEVSVVEEEEGPTVAEMRTMGSTAVVVMVGKDELVVANCGDSRAVLCRGGVAVPLSRDHKPDRPDEKERVEAAGGRVINWNGSRVLGVLATSRSIGDQYLKPYVISEPEVTVNERNESDDFLIIASDGLWDVVSNELACEVVSRCLNGQLTARFSDDCSETSAAEASTLLTELAMARGSKDNISVIVVVLKSSSNISCKVLSSLL; encoded by the exons ATGTTATCTCACGGTTTGATATCGGTGATCGGACGGCGAAGAGTGATGGAGGATGCGGTGAGCGTTGCAATCGGTGATATTAAGGGATATGATTTCTTCGCGGTGTATGACGGGCACGGTGGGGCTCAGATGGCAAAAAAGTGTAGAGAAAGGTTGCATGTGATAATACGGGAAGAGCTGAAGAGAAGGAATAGCTGTAATGGTGGGGGGGTTGAGTATTGGGAGGAGCTGATGACTGCGTCTTTTTTGAGGATGGATGAGGAAGTGAGTGTCGTCGAGGAGGAGGAAGGACCGACGGTCGCTGAAATGAGGACTATGGGGTCCACCGCGGTGGTGGTGATGGTGGGAAAGGATGAATTGGTGGTGGCTAACTGCGGGGACTCGAGAGCCGTGTTGTGTCGTGGTGGCGTGGCGGTGCCATTATCTCGTGATCATAAG CCCGACAGGCCTGATGAGAAGGAAAGGGTGGAAGCCGCAGGAGGTAGGGTCATCAACTGGAATGGTAGCCGCGTTTTAGGAGTTCTTGCTACTTCAAGGTCAATAG GAGATCAATATTTGAAGCCATATGTGATCTCTGAACCCGAGGTCACTGTGAATGAACGAAACGAGTCAGATGACTTTCTGATAATAGCATCTGACGGATTATGGGATGTTGTGTCAAACGAACTTGCCTGTGAAGTTGTAAGTAGATGTCTTAATGGTCAATTAACGGCAAGGTTTTCAGATGATTGTAGTGAAACTTCTGCTGCAGAGGCATCGACATTATTGACTGAGCTGGCTATGGCTCGAGGCAGCAAAGACAATATCAGTGTTATAGTGGTTGTGCTCAAAAGCTCGAGCAATATTTCTTGCAAAGTTCTTTCTTCTTTGCTTTGA
- the LOC123211663 gene encoding protein phosphatase 2C 51-like isoform X2 yields MLSHGLISVIGRRRVMEDAVSVAIGDIKGYDFFAVYDGHGGAQMAKKCRERLHVIIREELKRRNSCNGGGVEYWEELMTASFLRMDEEVSVVEEEEGPTVAEMRTMGSTAVVVMVGKDELVVANCGDSRAVLCRGGVAVPLSRDHKPDRPDEKERVEAAGGRVINWNGSRVLGVLATSRSIGDQYLKPYVISEPEVTVNERNESDDFLIIASDGLWDVVSNELACEVRHRHY; encoded by the exons ATGTTATCTCACGGTTTGATATCGGTGATCGGACGGCGAAGAGTGATGGAGGATGCGGTGAGCGTTGCAATCGGTGATATTAAGGGATATGATTTCTTCGCGGTGTATGACGGGCACGGTGGGGCTCAGATGGCAAAAAAGTGTAGAGAAAGGTTGCATGTGATAATACGGGAAGAGCTGAAGAGAAGGAATAGCTGTAATGGTGGGGGGGTTGAGTATTGGGAGGAGCTGATGACTGCGTCTTTTTTGAGGATGGATGAGGAAGTGAGTGTCGTCGAGGAGGAGGAAGGACCGACGGTCGCTGAAATGAGGACTATGGGGTCCACCGCGGTGGTGGTGATGGTGGGAAAGGATGAATTGGTGGTGGCTAACTGCGGGGACTCGAGAGCCGTGTTGTGTCGTGGTGGCGTGGCGGTGCCATTATCTCGTGATCATAAG CCCGACAGGCCTGATGAGAAGGAAAGGGTGGAAGCCGCAGGAGGTAGGGTCATCAACTGGAATGGTAGCCGCGTTTTAGGAGTTCTTGCTACTTCAAGGTCAATAG GAGATCAATATTTGAAGCCATATGTGATCTCTGAACCCGAGGTCACTGTGAATGAACGAAACGAGTCAGATGACTTTCTGATAATAGCATCTGACGGATTATGGGATGTTGTGTCAAACGAACTTGCCTGTGAAGTT AGGCATCGACATTATTGA